A single Xiphias gladius isolate SHS-SW01 ecotype Sanya breed wild chromosome 18, ASM1685928v1, whole genome shotgun sequence DNA region contains:
- the selenok gene encoding selenoprotein K, with protein sequence MVYVSNGQVLDSRSQSPWRLSLLVDLFWGVVDFIGLFFKTLVHPDLKKDGNCGSSRFTDGRGPPGPPGGRRRMGRVTHGGGASPPPMGGGGUGR encoded by the exons ATGGTGTACGTGTCTAATG GTCAGGTCCTGGACAGCAGGTCCCAGTCACCGTGGCGACTGTCATTACTGGTCGATCTCTTCTGGGGAGTAGTGGATTTTATCGGCCTCTT TTTTAAGACATTAGTTCACCCAGATTTGAAAAAGGATGGTAACTGTGGTTCGTCACGCTTCACTGATGGCAGAGG TCCTCCAGGTCCGCCTGGTGGCAGAAGGCGGATGGGAAGAGTAACCCACGGTGGAGGAGCCAGCCCTCCACCAATgggtggaggaggatgaggaaggtga
- the actr8 gene encoding actin-related protein 8, which produces MTQAEKEQDNGKEKEKEREKEKEKEQQRGVKRPIAPPAIPEPLQEQIQSNFVVVIHPGSRTLRIGRATDTLPVTVPHVIARRHKQTGQPRYEDAWLLREGLNKPESKEQRQNGLKMVDQAIWSKKMSNGVRRTPVSAEQARAYNCQIRPAVLDSSSRVKWTNTAHHPPHLVGEEALYVNPSDCYNIHWPIVRGQLNLHAGPGGSLTAVLADLETIWSHVIQKHLEIPLKDLKYYRCILLVSDIYNRQHIKEVVNMLLLNMGFSAIIVHQESVCATFGSGLSSACVVDVGDQKTSLCCVEDGVSHRNSRLCLAYGGSDVTRTFFWLLQRAGFPYRDCQLCSRLDCQLLQYLKETFCHLDQDISGLQDHEFQTRFPETPALLYQVRLGDEKLQAPMGLFYPTTFGIVGQKMTSLQYRSQGDSEDPHDEHYLLATQSKQDQSSKSAADRKATSRPGGALDGEMSSQGGIGELSDLPRGCGSGGGGGGMQGEMDLGPAQGECLMGAGEVDEPLTAHLSRKTAIMSQFESKALGLDKAILHSIDCCASDETKRKMYSSILVVGGGLMFHGAQEFLLHRIINKMPPSFRRLVDNVEVITRPKDMDPRLISWKGGAVLACLDTTQEMWIHQREWQRFGVRMLRERAAFVW; this is translated from the exons CAAATACAGAGCAATTTTGTAGTTGTCATCCACCCTGGTTCGAGGACACTACGCATTGGCCGAGCAACAGACACTCTTCCCGTGACGGTCCCACATGTGATAGCACGCAGACACAAGCAAACTGGACAGCCCAGATATGAAGATGCCTGGCTGTTGAGAGAGGGCCTCAAT AAACCAGAGAGTAAAGAGCAGAGGCAGAATGGGCTTAAAATGGTGGACCAGGCCATCTGGTCCAAGAAGATGTCAAATGGAGTGCGGAGGACTCCCGTGTCTGCTGAACAG gccAGAGCATATAATTGTCAGATCCGTCCAGCAGTACTAGACAGCAGCTCCAGGGTGAAGTGGACCAACACAGCCCACCATCCTCCTCATCTGGTGGGAGAGGAG GCTCTGTATGTGAACCCATCCGACTGTTACAACATCCACTGGCCAATAGTCAGAGGTCAGCTGAATCTGCACGCAGGTCCTGGAGGCTCACTCACCGCCGTCCTGGCTGACCTTGAGACGATTTGGAGTCATGTCATTCAAAAGCATCTTGAGATCCCCCTCAAAGATTTAAAG TATTACAGATGCATCCTATTGGTCTCTGACATCTACAACAGGCAACATATCAAGGAAGTTGTCAACATGCTGCTACTTAATATGGGCTTCTCAG CAATCATTGTGCACCAGGAGTCGGTGTGTGCCACATTTGGCAGTGGGTTGAGCAGTGCTTGTGTCGTGGATGTAGGAGACCAGAAGACCAGTCTCTGCTGTGTAGAGGACGGAGTGTCCCACCGGAACTCTAG GTTGTGTTTGGCATACGGTGGCTCGGATGTGACCCGTACTTTCTTCTGGCTCCTGCAGAGGGCGGGTTTTCCCTATAGAGACTGTCAGCTGTGCAGCAGACTGGACTGTCAGCTACTGCAATACCTAAAAGAGACCTTCTGCCATCTAGaccaa GACATATCAGGATTACAGGATCATGAATTCCAGACACGTTTCCCAGAAACCCCAGCTCTGCTCTACCAGGTTCGACTAGGGGATGAGAAATTACAG GCACCCATGGGTCTTTTCTACCCAACCACATTTGGCATCGTAGGTCAAAAGATGACATCACTCCAGTACCGTTCCCAAGGTGACTCAGAGGATCCTCATGACGAACACTACCTGCTGGCCACACAGAGTAAACAGGACCag TCCTCCAAATCTGCTGCAGACCGGAAGGCTACCTCCAGACCGGGTGGAGCTTTGGATGGTGAGATGAGCAGTCAGGGAGGGATTGGAGAGCTTTCGGACCTGCCCCGGGGCTGCGGGagtggtggcggtggtggagGGATGCAGGGGGAGATGGACCTTGGGCCTGCCCAGGGGGAGTGTCTGATGGGGGCGGGAGAGGTAGATGAGCCCCTGACTGCTCACCTCTCCAGGAAGACTGCAATCATGAGCCAGTTTGAGAGCAAAGCACTGGGCCTGGATAAGGCCATCCTGCATAGCATCGACTGCTGTG CATCAGATGAAACCAAACGAAAGATGTACAGCTCCATCCTGGTAGTGGGAGGGGGGCTTATGTTTCATGGTGCTCAGGAGTTTCTGCTACACCGCATTATCAACAAGATGCCGCCCTCCTTCAGAAGGCTGGTAGACAATGTCGAAGTCATCACACGGCCAAAG GACATGGACCCTCGCCTGATATCGTGGAAGGGAGGAGCAGTGCTGGCGTGTCTGGATACCACCCAGGAGATGTGGATCCACCAGAGGGAGTGGCAACGCTTTGGTGTTCGAATGCTCCGTGAGAGAGCTGCCTTCGTCTGGTGA